From Pararge aegeria chromosome 9, ilParAegt1.1, whole genome shotgun sequence, the proteins below share one genomic window:
- the LOC120626597 gene encoding 3-hydroxyisobutyryl-CoA hydrolase, mitochondrial produces the protein MLKLRILPQVTAVLKRTMSTQEPDVLFETVNNAGIITLNRPKALNSLNTSMVTKLLPQLQEMETSKTLVIIKGAGDKAFCAGGDVKAAIDKVEGPIFFHTEYNVNYLIGKYKIPYIAFLNGITMGGGLGLSVHGRYRVATEKTMIAMPETKIGLFPDVGGSYFLPRLQVNLGLYLGLTGDRLKGKDVVKAGIATHFVSSKRLYELEKLLLRCTSDIEVDNLLNKFNEPPEEFSLAPNIKHINYCFAASTVEEIIERLEKVQNDWSVKTIETLHQMCPGSLKITMRALQRGAQLDLPQCLKMEYRLACRATENHDFPEGVRALLIDKDNNPQWKHKTLAEVDDDYVEDYFKKLPQDRELQFFDAKL, from the exons ATGCTCAAACTAAGGATACTTCCTCAAGTAACCGCTGTACTAAAACGCACAATGTCTACCCAAGAACCAGATGTTCTTTTTGAGACAGTCAACAATGCGGGTATCATAACACTTAACAGGCCTAAAGCCTTGAACTCTCTGAATACTTCTATGGTAACAAAATTGCTACCGCAACTACAAGAAATGGAGACTAGTAAAACATTAGTAATTATCAAAGGGGCAGGGGATAAAGCATTCTGTGCAGGAGGGGATGTCAAAGCTGCTATCGACAAAGTCGAGGGGCCTATATTCTTCCACACAgaatataatgttaattatctTATTGGGAAGTACAAAATTCCTTACATAGCTTTTCTAAATGGTATTACCATGGGAGGCGGTTTGGGTTTATCGGTTCACGGTAGGTACAGGGTGGCAACGGAAAAGACAATGATAGCTATGCCTGAGACAAAGATAGGTTTGTTCCCAGATGTTGGTGGATCTTACTTCTTGCCAAGACTGCAAGTGAACTTGGGGCTATATTTGGGTTTGACAG GTGATCGATTAAAAGGAAAGGATGTGGTTAAGGCTGGCATTGCCACTCATTTTGTATCAAGCAAAAGGTTGTACGAGTTAGAGAAACTGCTATTGAGATGCACAAGTGATATAGAGGTTGacaatttacttaataaattcAATGAACCACCGGAGGAATTCTCTTTGGCTCCAAACATTAAACACATTAATTACTGCTTTGCTGCTTCAacggttgaagaaattattgaGAGGTTGGAGAAAGTGCAAAATGATTGGTCCGTCAAAACAATAGAG ACACTACATCAAATGTGCCCTGGATCACTAAAAATCACAATGCGTGCTTTACAACGTGGGGCTCAGCTGGATCTGCCGCAGTGCCTCAAGATGGAGTACCGTCTTGCCTGCAGAGCCACCGAGAACCATGACTTCCCTGAAG GAGTCCGGGCTCTGCTTATCGACAAAGACAACAACCCGCAATGGAAACACAAGACCCTAGCTGAGGTGGATGACGACTATGTGGAGGACTACTTCAAGAAACTCCCACAAGATAGGGAACTCCAATTCTTTGATGCTAAGCTTTAA
- the LOC120626279 gene encoding peptide deformylase, mitochondrial-like: MGVIRKTLNWYARLSPSHGISPPPYKHVVQIGDPTLRRVSESVSLEKIRTKEIQGVIEKLKQVMYRYGSVGMAAPQVGVNLRIFVMRLTDKQISDISAEVIKDRDITAVPYTVYVNPQLKVVDYQKVVHPEGCESIKFFKAEVARYNAVQITGYNPEGESICQLYKGWAARIAQHEMDHLDGKLYTDIMDRKSLCCTLWEEVNMAKGKVAIPFSPE; the protein is encoded by the exons ATGGGTGTCAttagaaaaacattaaattggtACGCTAGACTTTCGCCAAGCCACGGAATTTCGCCACCACCTTACAAACATGTAGTTCAAATTGGGGACCCAACATTACGTAGAGTTTCTGAGTCGGTATCTTTAGAAAAGATAAGAACAAAAGAAATTCAAGGTGTAATTGAAAAGCTCAAACAAGTGATGTACAGATATGGTAGTGTAGGCATGGCGGCGCCGCAGGTTGGCGTTAATTTAAGAATATTTGTGATGAGGCTTACAGACAAGCAAATATCAGACATATCGGCAGAAGTTATTAAAGATAGggatataactgccgtaccgtATACT GTTTATGTAAATCCTCAATTAAAAGTTGTGGATTATCAGAAAGTTGTACATCCAGAGGGATGTGAAAGTATCAAGTTCTTCAAAGCAGAGGTAGCTAGATACAATGCAGTCCAGATTACAG GATACAATCCAGAAGGAGAGTCAATATGCCAACTATACAAGGGCTGGGCAGCTCGAATAGCTCAACACGAGATGGACCATCTAGATGGCAAGCTGTACACAGATATTATGGACAGGAAGAGCTTATGCTGTACTTTGTGGGAGGAAGTTAATATGGCAAAAGGGAAAGTAGCAATACCATTCTCTCCTGAATAA